In Arthrobacter sp. SLBN-112, a genomic segment contains:
- the rpsL gene encoding 30S ribosomal protein S12, translating to MPTINQLVRKGRTPKVSKTKAPALKGSPMRRGVCTRVYTTTPKKPNSALRKVARVRLNGGVEVTAYIPGVGHNLQEHSIVLVRGGRVKDLPGVRYKIVRGALDTQGVKNRKQARSRYGAKMEKK from the coding sequence GTGCCTACGATTAACCAGCTGGTCCGCAAGGGCCGCACGCCTAAGGTCTCAAAGACCAAGGCTCCCGCGCTTAAGGGCAGCCCCATGCGCCGCGGTGTTTGCACCCGCGTTTACACCACCACCCCGAAGAAGCCGAACTCGGCTCTGCGTAAGGTGGCGCGTGTTCGCCTCAACGGCGGCGTGGAAGTTACCGCCTACATCCCCGGTGTTGGCCACAACCTGCAGGAGCACTCCATTGTGCTCGTCCGCGGTGGTCGTGTGAAGGACCTCCCCGGTGTCCGCTACAAGATCGTCCGTGGCGCCCTCGATACCCAGGGCGTGAAGAACCGTAAGCAGGCCCGCAGCCGCTACGGCGCAAAGATGGAGAAGAAGTAA
- the rpsG gene encoding 30S ribosomal protein S7 produces the protein MPRKGPAPKRPLVSDPVYGSPLVTQLINKVLVDGKKSTAERIVYGALEGARAKSGGDPVAALKKAMDNVKPSLEVRSRRVGGATYQVPVEVKPGRSTALALRWLVGYSKARREKTMTERLQNEILDASNGLGAAVKRREDTHKMAESNKAFAHYRW, from the coding sequence ATGCCTCGCAAGGGTCCGGCCCCCAAGCGGCCGCTCGTTTCGGATCCGGTTTACGGCTCCCCGCTGGTAACCCAGCTCATCAACAAGGTGCTTGTTGACGGCAAGAAGTCCACGGCAGAGCGCATCGTCTATGGTGCCCTCGAAGGCGCACGCGCCAAGTCCGGTGGCGACCCCGTCGCAGCGCTGAAGAAGGCCATGGACAACGTCAAGCCTTCGCTTGAGGTTCGCTCCCGCCGCGTCGGTGGCGCCACCTACCAGGTTCCGGTCGAGGTCAAGCCGGGCCGCTCCACCGCACTCGCCCTGCGCTGGCTGGTTGGCTACTCCAAGGCCCGCCGTGAAAAGACGATGACCGAGCGCCTCCAGAACGAAATCCTGGATGCGTCCAACGGTCTCGGTGCCGCTGTGAAGCGTCGCGAAGACACCCACAAGATGGCCGAGTCCAACAAGGCCTTCGCACACTACCGCTGGTAA
- the fusA gene encoding elongation factor G — MAQDVLTDLSKVRNIGIMAHIDAGKTTTTERILFYTGVNHKIGETHDGASTTDWMEQEKERGITITSAAVTCFWENNQINIIDTPGHVDFTVEVERSLRVLDGAVAVFDGKEGVEPQSETVWRQADKYNVPRICFVNKMDKLGADFYFTVDTIISRLGAKPLVMQLPIGAENDFIGVVDLLYMRALVWPGDAKGDVTMGAKYEIREIPADLQEKAEEYRANLVETVAESSEELMEKYLEGEEISVDELKAGIRKMTINSELYPIFCGSAFKNRGVQPMLDAVVDYLPNPLDVPPMIGHDPRDEEKELTRKPSSEEPFSALAFKIAAHPFFGQLTFIRVYSGHVEAGAQVVNSTKGKKERIGKLFQMHANKEMPVEGATAGHIYAAIGLKDTTTGDTLCDANNQIVLESMSFPEPVISVAIEPNTKGDQEKLSTAIQKLSAEDPTFQVSLNEDTGQTIIAGMGELHLDILVDRMRREFKVEANVGKPQVAYRETIKRAVERHDYTHKKQTGGSGQFAKIQIAIEPLDTAEGELYEFENKVTGGRVPREYIPSVDAGIQDALNDGVLAGYPVVGIKATLIDGAYHDVDSSEMAFKIAGRMAFKEAARKANPVLLEPLMDVEVRTPEEYMGEVIGDLNSRRGQMQSMEDAQGVKVIRAHVPLSGMFGYIGDLRSKTQGRAVYSMTFNSYAEVPKAVADEIIQKTRGE, encoded by the coding sequence GTGGCACAGGACGTGCTTACCGACCTTAGTAAGGTCCGCAACATCGGCATCATGGCCCATATTGATGCCGGCAAGACCACCACAACCGAGCGCATCCTGTTCTACACGGGTGTGAACCACAAGATCGGCGAAACGCACGACGGCGCTTCGACCACTGACTGGATGGAACAGGAAAAGGAACGCGGCATCACTATCACGTCTGCCGCCGTGACCTGCTTCTGGGAGAACAACCAGATCAACATCATCGACACCCCCGGCCACGTGGACTTCACGGTTGAGGTTGAGCGCTCCCTGCGCGTCCTCGACGGTGCAGTTGCCGTCTTCGACGGCAAGGAAGGCGTTGAGCCGCAGTCCGAGACCGTGTGGCGCCAGGCTGACAAGTACAACGTTCCGCGTATCTGCTTCGTCAACAAGATGGACAAGCTCGGTGCTGACTTCTACTTCACCGTAGACACCATCATCAGCCGTCTCGGTGCCAAGCCGCTGGTAATGCAGCTGCCCATCGGTGCCGAGAACGACTTCATCGGCGTCGTCGACCTGCTTTACATGCGCGCCCTGGTTTGGCCGGGCGACGCCAAGGGCGACGTGACCATGGGTGCCAAGTACGAGATCCGCGAGATCCCTGCTGACCTCCAGGAAAAGGCTGAAGAGTACCGCGCGAACCTCGTTGAGACGGTCGCAGAGTCCTCCGAGGAACTCATGGAGAAGTACCTCGAGGGCGAAGAGATCTCGGTCGACGAGCTCAAGGCCGGCATCCGCAAGATGACCATCAACTCCGAGCTGTACCCGATCTTCTGTGGCTCTGCCTTCAAGAACCGTGGCGTCCAGCCGATGCTCGATGCCGTGGTGGACTACCTGCCGAACCCGCTCGACGTCCCCCCGATGATCGGTCACGATCCTCGTGACGAAGAGAAGGAACTGACCCGCAAGCCCTCCTCCGAGGAACCGTTCTCGGCGCTGGCGTTCAAGATTGCGGCGCACCCCTTCTTCGGCCAGCTCACCTTCATCCGCGTGTACTCCGGTCACGTGGAAGCGGGCGCCCAGGTGGTCAACTCCACCAAGGGCAAGAAGGAGCGCATCGGCAAGCTCTTCCAGATGCACGCCAACAAGGAAATGCCCGTCGAGGGCGCTACCGCCGGCCACATCTACGCAGCCATCGGTCTGAAGGACACCACCACGGGCGACACCCTGTGCGATGCCAACAACCAGATCGTGCTCGAGTCCATGAGCTTCCCGGAGCCCGTGATCTCGGTTGCCATCGAACCGAACACCAAGGGTGACCAGGAGAAGCTCTCCACGGCCATCCAGAAGCTCTCCGCTGAGGACCCCACCTTCCAGGTGTCCCTCAACGAAGACACCGGCCAGACCATCATCGCCGGCATGGGCGAACTCCACCTGGACATCCTGGTGGACCGCATGCGCCGCGAATTCAAGGTCGAGGCTAACGTGGGCAAGCCGCAGGTTGCTTACCGCGAAACCATCAAGCGCGCCGTCGAACGCCACGACTACACGCACAAGAAGCAGACCGGTGGTTCGGGCCAGTTCGCAAAGATCCAGATCGCGATCGAGCCGCTGGACACCGCCGAAGGCGAGCTGTATGAGTTCGAGAACAAGGTCACCGGTGGCCGCGTTCCCCGCGAGTACATCCCGTCTGTTGACGCTGGCATCCAGGACGCGCTGAACGACGGCGTCCTGGCCGGCTACCCGGTCGTCGGCATCAAGGCCACGCTGATTGACGGCGCGTACCACGATGTTGACTCTTCGGAAATGGCGTTCAAGATCGCCGGACGCATGGCTTTCAAGGAAGCTGCGCGCAAGGCGAACCCGGTTCTGCTTGAACCGCTGATGGATGTCGAGGTCCGCACCCCTGAGGAATACATGGGTGAAGTTATCGGTGACCTCAACTCCCGCCGTGGCCAGATGCAGTCGATGGAAGATGCACAGGGCGTCAAGGTCATCCGTGCGCACGTACCGCTGTCCGGCATGTTCGGCTACATCGGCGACCTGCGCTCGAAGACCCAGGGCCGTGCTGTGTACTCCATGACGTTCAACAGCTACGCCGAGGTCCCGAAGGCAGTTGCCGACGAGATCATCCAGAAGACCCGCGGCGAATAG
- the tuf gene encoding elongation factor Tu, with protein MAKAKFERTKPHVNIGTIGHVDHGKTTLTAAISKVLYDKYPTLNEKRDFASIDSAPEERQRGITINISHVEYQTEKRHYAHVDAPGHADYIKNMITGAAQMDGAILVVAATDGPMAQTREHVLLARQVGVPYLLVALNKADMVDDEELLDLVEMEVRELLSSQGFDGDNAPVVRVSGLKALEGDPEWVKSVEDLMAAVDESVPDPVRDRDKPFLMPIEDVFTITGRGTVVTGRAERGTLAINSEVEIVGIRPVQKTTVTGIEMFHKQLDEAWAGENCGLLLRGLKRDDVERGQVVVKPGSITPHTDFEANVYILSKDEGGRHNPFYSNYRPQFYFRTTDVTGVITLPEGTEMVMPGDNTEMTVALIQPIAMEEGLGFAIREGGRTVGSGRVTKIIK; from the coding sequence GTGGCAAAGGCAAAGTTCGAGCGGACTAAGCCGCACGTCAACATCGGCACCATTGGTCACGTTGACCACGGTAAGACGACGCTGACGGCCGCCATTTCCAAGGTGCTGTACGACAAGTACCCGACTCTCAACGAGAAGCGTGACTTCGCGTCGATCGACTCTGCACCCGAAGAGCGTCAGCGCGGTATTACCATCAACATCTCCCACGTGGAGTACCAGACCGAGAAGCGTCACTACGCACACGTTGACGCCCCCGGCCACGCTGACTACATCAAGAACATGATCACCGGTGCTGCCCAGATGGACGGCGCAATCCTCGTGGTTGCTGCTACCGACGGCCCGATGGCTCAGACCCGCGAGCACGTTCTGCTGGCCCGCCAGGTTGGTGTTCCCTACCTGCTGGTCGCGCTGAACAAGGCTGACATGGTTGACGACGAAGAGCTCCTCGACCTCGTCGAAATGGAAGTTCGTGAGCTCCTGAGCTCGCAGGGCTTCGACGGTGACAACGCTCCGGTTGTCCGCGTTTCCGGCCTGAAGGCCCTGGAAGGCGACCCCGAGTGGGTCAAGTCCGTTGAGGACCTGATGGCTGCTGTCGACGAGTCCGTTCCGGACCCCGTACGTGACCGCGACAAGCCGTTCCTGATGCCGATCGAAGATGTCTTCACCATCACCGGTCGTGGCACCGTTGTTACGGGCCGCGCCGAGCGTGGAACCCTCGCCATCAACTCCGAGGTCGAGATCGTCGGCATCCGCCCGGTCCAGAAGACCACGGTTACCGGTATCGAGATGTTCCACAAGCAGCTCGACGAAGCATGGGCCGGCGAGAACTGTGGCCTCCTGCTCCGCGGTCTGAAGCGCGACGATGTCGAGCGTGGCCAGGTTGTCGTCAAGCCGGGTTCCATCACCCCGCACACCGACTTCGAGGCAAACGTCTACATCCTCTCCAAGGACGAAGGCGGACGTCACAACCCGTTCTACTCCAACTACCGCCCGCAGTTCTACTTCCGCACCACGGACGTAACCGGCGTTATCACCCTGCCTGAGGGCACGGAAATGGTTATGCCTGGCGACAACACTGAGATGACCGTTGCGCTCATCCAGCCCATCGCAATGGAAGAGGGCCTCGGCTTCGCAATCCGTGAAGGCGGCCGCACCGTTGGTTCGGGACGTGTTACCAAGATCATCAAGTAG
- a CDS encoding Nramp family divalent metal transporter, translating to MAAPTLTAGPAAPKAWSRLLLLGPAFVAAIAYVDPGNVAANLTAGANFGYLLVWVLVAANAMAVLIQYQSAKLGLATGMSLPEILGKRLGTRRRRAFWAQAEIVAGATDMAEVIGGAVALNLLFGVPLLAGGFIIGVASMLLLALQSHRSQKSFEIAILMLLGVIAVGFVSGLFVSPPDAGGALAGLVPRFEGTDTVLLAASMLGATVMPHAIYLHSALARDRHGFSPDPRVRSRLIRATRFDVAGALLLAGIVNIAMLLLAATSLRGVEGTDTIAGAHAAVTSALGPVIGVVFAVGLLASGLASTSVGCYAGATIMGGLLKMKVPLLVRRIITLIPALVVLGAGIEPTLALVLSQVLLSFGIPFALIPLIRLTGSREVMGIHVDSKPLRVAGWTSAALIVGLNCVLIVLTVSGHA from the coding sequence ATGGCTGCTCCAACACTGACAGCCGGACCTGCCGCCCCCAAGGCCTGGTCCCGGCTCCTGCTGCTCGGACCTGCCTTCGTGGCGGCCATCGCCTACGTGGATCCGGGCAATGTTGCCGCAAACCTGACCGCTGGTGCCAACTTCGGGTACCTGCTCGTGTGGGTCCTCGTGGCGGCCAACGCCATGGCGGTATTGATCCAGTACCAGTCCGCAAAGCTTGGGCTCGCCACCGGCATGAGCCTGCCGGAAATCCTGGGCAAGCGGCTGGGTACCCGTCGCCGCCGTGCCTTCTGGGCCCAGGCCGAGATTGTGGCCGGGGCTACGGACATGGCCGAGGTGATCGGCGGCGCCGTGGCGCTCAACCTCCTCTTCGGAGTGCCCCTCCTCGCGGGCGGATTCATCATTGGCGTAGCCTCCATGCTGTTGCTGGCACTGCAATCACACCGGAGCCAGAAGTCCTTCGAGATCGCCATCCTGATGCTCCTGGGCGTGATAGCGGTCGGTTTCGTCTCGGGTCTGTTCGTCAGCCCACCTGACGCGGGGGGTGCCCTGGCTGGCCTTGTGCCGCGGTTCGAGGGGACGGATACGGTCCTGCTGGCGGCCAGCATGCTCGGGGCAACCGTCATGCCGCACGCGATCTACCTGCACTCAGCCCTGGCACGGGACCGCCATGGCTTCTCACCGGATCCGCGGGTCCGGTCCCGGCTGATCCGGGCCACGCGCTTTGACGTCGCCGGTGCCCTGCTGCTTGCCGGAATCGTCAATATCGCCATGCTGTTGCTGGCTGCCACAAGCCTCCGCGGCGTGGAGGGAACCGACACCATTGCCGGGGCGCACGCCGCGGTGACGTCGGCGCTCGGACCGGTGATCGGCGTCGTATTCGCCGTGGGCCTGCTGGCCTCGGGCCTGGCCTCCACCTCCGTGGGCTGCTACGCCGGCGCCACGATCATGGGCGGCCTGCTGAAGATGAAGGTTCCCCTCCTGGTCCGGCGGATCATCACCCTTATCCCGGCACTGGTGGTCCTGGGCGCGGGTATTGAACCGACGCTCGCCCTGGTCCTGAGCCAGGTGCTCCTCAGCTTCGGGATTCCGTTCGCGCTGATCCCACTCATCCGGCTCACAGGCAGCCGGGAGGTGATGGGTATCCACGTGGACTCCAAGCCGCTGCGCGTTGCCGGCTGGACGAGTGCCGCGCTGATCGTTGGGCTGAACTGTGTCCTGATAGTCCTCACGGTGTCCGGACATGCCTGA
- a CDS encoding GH1 family beta-glucosidase: MTMEGTESVTELAGRVPASFTLGVAAAAFQIEGALKADGRGPSGWDAFVEKPGAILDGHSPAVACDHYNRLPEDVALLKELGVGSYRFSLSWPRIQPDGQGSFNAQGLDFYDRLIDELLEAGISPMATLYHWDTPLPLEHRGGWLNRDTAHRFAEYARAAGDRFGDRVAQWVTLNEPVSVTLNGYALGVHAPGRRLMFNALPAIHHQLLAHGLGVQALRAAGVAGGIGLTNLHSPVRPATRKIGDRLVAHLYDLLMNRLYADPVLLGRYPSLPLYARPWLRSIGRISDADLKTIHQPLDFYGLNYYFPVKVALGPGITPLPADMHQELARLPFHEVGYPEYGSTGFGWPVAPHHLGILLKEMRDRYGDALPPVYITEGGASFPEPDRVSGTLEDADRVDYLAAHLGTALDATAPGGIADGVDLRGYYVWTLMDNFEWAAGYSQRFGLVHVDFETLERTPKRSFYWYQALSRARARRDS; the protein is encoded by the coding sequence ATGACCATGGAAGGCACGGAATCGGTGACCGAACTGGCCGGGCGCGTGCCGGCGTCGTTCACCCTGGGCGTCGCGGCAGCGGCATTCCAGATCGAAGGCGCACTCAAGGCGGACGGCCGGGGACCCTCCGGATGGGACGCCTTCGTCGAAAAACCCGGGGCGATACTGGACGGCCACTCCCCCGCAGTCGCCTGCGACCACTACAACAGGCTGCCCGAAGACGTGGCGCTGCTCAAGGAGCTGGGCGTTGGCTCGTACCGCTTCTCGCTCTCCTGGCCCCGTATCCAGCCCGATGGCCAGGGCAGCTTCAATGCCCAGGGCCTGGACTTCTACGACCGACTGATCGACGAGCTCCTTGAGGCCGGCATCTCCCCCATGGCCACCCTCTACCATTGGGACACCCCGCTGCCGCTCGAGCACCGGGGCGGCTGGCTGAACCGGGACACTGCGCATCGGTTTGCCGAATACGCCAGGGCAGCCGGCGACCGGTTCGGGGACCGGGTGGCGCAGTGGGTAACCCTCAATGAACCCGTCTCGGTGACCCTGAACGGGTATGCCCTGGGGGTGCACGCACCGGGGCGCCGCCTGATGTTCAATGCCCTGCCCGCCATCCACCACCAGCTCCTGGCGCACGGCCTGGGAGTCCAGGCTCTGCGGGCCGCCGGTGTTGCCGGTGGCATCGGCCTGACGAACCTGCACTCACCGGTGAGGCCCGCAACCCGGAAGATCGGCGACCGGCTGGTGGCCCACCTGTACGACCTGCTGATGAACCGACTTTATGCCGACCCCGTCCTGCTTGGCAGGTACCCGTCCCTGCCTTTGTACGCCAGGCCGTGGCTGCGCTCCATTGGCAGGATCTCCGACGCAGACCTGAAGACCATCCACCAGCCGCTGGATTTCTACGGGCTCAACTACTACTTCCCGGTCAAGGTTGCGCTCGGCCCCGGCATCACCCCCTTGCCTGCGGACATGCACCAGGAGCTGGCCCGGCTTCCCTTCCACGAGGTGGGGTACCCGGAATACGGCAGCACCGGCTTCGGTTGGCCGGTGGCACCGCACCACCTGGGCATCCTGCTAAAGGAAATGCGGGACCGGTACGGCGACGCCCTTCCGCCGGTGTACATCACCGAGGGCGGGGCCAGCTTCCCCGAGCCCGACCGTGTATCCGGGACATTGGAGGACGCCGACCGGGTGGACTACCTCGCAGCGCACCTGGGGACTGCCCTTGACGCCACCGCCCCCGGCGGTATTGCGGACGGCGTGGACCTGCGCGGCTACTACGTGTGGACCCTGATGGACAACTTCGAGTGGGCCGCCGGCTACTCGCAGCGTTTTGGCCTGGTGCACGTGGACTTTGAGACCCTTGAACGGACCCCGAAAAGGTCCTTCTACTGGTACCAGGCTCTCTCGCGGGCGCGGGCACGCCGGGACAGCTAG
- the rpsJ gene encoding 30S ribosomal protein S10 has protein sequence MAGQKIRIRLKSYDHEVIDVSARKIVETVTRAGATVVGPVPLPTEKNVYCVIRSPHKYKDSREHFEMRTHKRLIDIIDPTPKAVDSLMRLDLPADVNIEIKL, from the coding sequence ATGGCGGGACAAAAAATCCGCATCCGGCTGAAGTCATACGACCACGAGGTCATTGACGTTTCAGCACGGAAGATCGTTGAGACGGTCACGCGCGCAGGCGCAACGGTAGTTGGCCCCGTGCCGCTGCCGACGGAGAAGAACGTGTACTGCGTGATCCGCTCTCCGCACAAGTACAAGGACAGCCGCGAGCACTTTGAAATGCGCACGCACAAGCGTCTTATCGACATCATCGATCCCACGCCGAAGGCCGTCGACTCGCTCATGCGTCTCGACCTGCCGGCTGACGTGAACATCGAAATCAAGCTGTAG
- the rplC gene encoding 50S ribosomal protein L3 has protein sequence MTATRNVKGLLGTKLGMTQVWDENNKLIPVTVVQADSNVITQLRNAETDGYVAVQIGYGQIDPRKVTKPLAGHFEKAGVTPRRHVVELRTADAAEYELGQELSVELFEAGQKIDVIGTTKGKGFAGVMKRHGFHGVGASHGAHKNHRKPGSIGGASTPSRVFKGMKMAGRMGAVRHTTLNLTVHAVDVEKSLLLIKGAVPGARGQVVFVRTAVKGA, from the coding sequence ATGACCGCAACCCGTAACGTAAAGGGCCTGCTGGGCACGAAGCTCGGCATGACCCAGGTCTGGGACGAGAACAACAAGCTCATCCCCGTCACTGTGGTCCAGGCAGACTCGAACGTCATCACCCAGCTGCGCAACGCTGAGACCGATGGTTACGTCGCCGTTCAGATCGGCTACGGCCAGATCGATCCCCGCAAGGTCACCAAGCCGCTGGCTGGTCACTTTGAAAAGGCAGGCGTCACGCCTCGCCGCCACGTCGTCGAACTCCGTACCGCAGATGCTGCCGAGTACGAGCTGGGCCAGGAGCTCTCCGTAGAGCTCTTCGAAGCCGGCCAGAAGATCGACGTCATCGGCACCACCAAGGGTAAGGGCTTCGCCGGTGTTATGAAGCGTCACGGCTTCCACGGCGTCGGCGCTTCCCACGGTGCCCACAAGAACCACCGTAAGCCCGGTTCAATCGGTGGCGCATCCACCCCGAGCCGCGTCTTCAAGGGCATGAAAATGGCCGGCCGCATGGGCGCCGTTCGTCACACCACGCTGAACCTCACCGTTCACGCGGTTGACGTCGAGAAGTCGCTGCTCCTGATCAAGGGCGCCGTTCCCGGTGCCCGCGGCCAGGTCGTCTTCGTACGCACCGCCGTGAAGGGAGCCTAG
- the rplD gene encoding 50S ribosomal protein L4, with amino-acid sequence MANTVQVDLPAEIFDVQTNVPLLHQVVVAQLAAARQGTHKTKTRAEVSGAGRKPFKQKGTGRARQGSIRAPHMTGGGVVHGPTPRDYSQRTPKKMIAAALRGALSDRARNGRIHVVAELVEGTKPSAKTALATLRGVSDRKNLLVVIERDNDVAALSVRNLAGVHVLYADQLNTYDVLVSDDVVFTKAAYEAFVAAKAAKNEEDAK; translated from the coding sequence ATGGCTAACACTGTCCAGGTTGACCTGCCTGCAGAGATCTTCGACGTTCAGACCAACGTGCCCCTGCTGCACCAGGTTGTCGTTGCTCAGCTCGCTGCTGCACGCCAGGGAACCCACAAGACCAAGACCCGCGCCGAAGTTTCCGGTGCAGGACGCAAGCCGTTCAAGCAGAAGGGCACCGGCCGCGCCCGTCAGGGTTCAATCCGTGCTCCTCACATGACCGGCGGTGGCGTTGTCCACGGTCCCACCCCGCGTGACTACAGCCAGCGCACCCCCAAGAAGATGATTGCTGCTGCACTGCGTGGCGCACTCTCCGACCGGGCCCGCAACGGACGCATCCACGTTGTCGCAGAACTGGTTGAAGGCACCAAGCCCTCCGCCAAGACCGCACTGGCAACGCTCCGCGGTGTTTCCGACCGCAAGAACCTGCTGGTCGTCATCGAGCGCGATAACGACGTTGCCGCACTGTCCGTGCGCAACCTCGCCGGCGTTCACGTTCTGTACGCAGACCAGCTGAACACCTACGACGTTCTCGTCTCCGATGACGTTGTCTTCACCAAGGCAGCCTACGAAGCATTCGTAGCCGCCAAGGCAGCTAAGAACGAGGAGGATGCCAAGTGA
- the rplW gene encoding 50S ribosomal protein L23, whose amino-acid sequence MSAATIKDPRDVVLAPVVSEKSYGLIDEGKYTFLVDPRSNKTEIKLAVEKIFSVKVESINTINRAGKRKRTKFGWGTRKNTKRAIVTLKEGTIDIFGGPLA is encoded by the coding sequence GTGAGTGCAGCCACCATCAAGGATCCCCGCGACGTCGTGCTTGCACCCGTCGTGTCGGAAAAGAGCTACGGCCTGATCGACGAGGGCAAGTACACCTTCCTGGTGGACCCCCGTTCGAACAAGACCGAGATCAAGCTGGCCGTGGAGAAAATCTTCTCCGTCAAGGTCGAATCGATCAACACCATCAACCGTGCCGGTAAGCGCAAGCGCACCAAATTCGGATGGGGTACCCGCAAGAACACCAAGCGTGCGATTGTCACCCTCAAAGAAGGCACCATCGACATCTTCGGCGGTCCGCTCGCGTAG
- the rplB gene encoding 50S ribosomal protein L2, with the protein MGIRKYKPTTPGRRGSSVADFIEITRSTPEKSLVRPLPKKGGRNNTGKITTRHKGGGHKRQYRLIDFRRHDKDGVNARVAEIEYDPNRTARIALLHYVDGTKRYIIAPNKLSQGDVVEAGAGADIKPGNNLPLLNIPVGTVIHAVELRPGGGAKMGRSAGASIQLVAKEGRFAQLRLPSGEIRNVDVRCRATVGEVGNAEQSNINWGKAGRMRWKGVRPTVRGVAMNPVDHPHGGGEGKTSGGRNPVNPNGKREGRTRRPNKESDKLIVRRRRTGKNKR; encoded by the coding sequence ATGGGAATCCGTAAGTACAAGCCGACTACCCCGGGCCGACGCGGCTCGAGCGTAGCGGACTTTATCGAAATCACGCGGTCGACGCCGGAAAAGTCGTTGGTACGTCCGCTGCCCAAGAAGGGCGGCCGTAACAACACCGGTAAGATCACCACCCGTCACAAGGGTGGTGGACACAAGCGCCAGTACCGTCTGATCGACTTCCGTCGCCACGACAAGGACGGCGTCAACGCCCGCGTTGCCGAAATCGAGTACGATCCGAACCGCACGGCTCGCATCGCCCTCCTGCACTACGTTGATGGCACCAAGCGTTACATCATCGCCCCCAACAAGCTCTCCCAGGGTGACGTTGTTGAGGCAGGTGCCGGTGCTGACATCAAGCCCGGTAACAACCTGCCCCTGCTGAACATCCCGGTGGGTACCGTCATCCACGCAGTTGAACTGCGTCCGGGCGGCGGCGCCAAGATGGGCCGCTCCGCCGGTGCATCCATCCAGCTCGTTGCCAAGGAAGGCCGTTTCGCCCAGCTGCGTCTGCCTTCCGGCGAAATCCGCAACGTTGACGTGCGCTGCCGCGCAACCGTCGGCGAGGTCGGCAACGCCGAGCAGTCGAACATCAACTGGGGCAAGGCCGGCCGTATGCGGTGGAAGGGCGTCCGCCCGACCGTCCGTGGTGTCGCCATGAACCCGGTTGACCACCCGCACGGTGGTGGTGAGGGTAAGACGTCCGGTGGACGTAACCCCGTCAACCCGAACGGTAAGCGTGAAGGCCGCACCCGCCGCCCGAACAAAGAGAGCGACAAGCTTATTGTGCGTCGCCGTCGTACTGGCAAGAACAAGCGATAG
- the rpsS gene encoding 30S ribosomal protein S19, which translates to MPRSLKKGPFVDQHLFVKVARENEKGTKNVIKTWSRRSMIIPDMLGHTIAVHDGRKHIPVFVTESMVGHKLGEFAPTRTFRGHVKDDRKGKRR; encoded by the coding sequence ATGCCACGCAGCCTGAAAAAAGGTCCTTTCGTTGACCAGCACCTCTTTGTGAAGGTCGCCAGGGAAAACGAAAAGGGCACCAAGAACGTCATCAAGACCTGGTCACGCCGTTCGATGATCATCCCCGACATGCTCGGGCACACGATCGCCGTACACGACGGACGCAAGCACATCCCGGTGTTTGTCACTGAGTCGATGGTCGGGCACAAGCTCGGCGAATTCGCTCCCACGCGGACATTCCGCGGCCATGTCAAGGACGACCGTAAGGGCAAGCGCCGCTAG
- the rplV gene encoding 50S ribosomal protein L22 translates to MEAKAIARHIRVTPMKARRVVNLVRGLQANEALAILKFAPQAASEPVFKVVQSAISNARVLADRDGVAFDEGDLIISEAFVDEGPTMKRFQPRAQGRAFQIKKRTSHITVVVATPEKEEAR, encoded by the coding sequence ATGGAAGCCAAGGCAATTGCGCGCCACATCCGCGTAACGCCTATGAAGGCCCGGCGCGTCGTCAACCTTGTTCGTGGATTGCAAGCGAATGAGGCTCTGGCAATTCTGAAGTTTGCCCCACAGGCAGCTTCGGAGCCGGTATTCAAGGTAGTTCAGTCGGCAATCTCCAACGCCCGGGTCCTCGCGGACCGCGACGGCGTGGCGTTTGACGAAGGTGACCTCATCATCAGCGAAGCGTTTGTTGATGAAGGCCCGACCATGAAGCGGTTCCAGCCGCGTGCCCAGGGTCGTGCATTTCAGATCAAGAAGCGCACCAGCCACATCACCGTGGTAGTCGCTACCCCGGAGAAAGAGGAGGCTCGCTAA